The Ziziphus jujuba cultivar Dongzao chromosome 7, ASM3175591v1 genome includes a region encoding these proteins:
- the LOC107423650 gene encoding protein DEFECTIVE IN MERISTEM SILENCING 3 isoform X1 has translation MSKPNFQDNLVSLEDKIRQHEDNLKFLTNQTNQLDESILDLQVSLVKYHSTNEAGTENKNGASHNEEETMEQILRQEKSAAGILCQLNSQHASQALNSAFSKDVLGIVANLARVDDDNLSRLLSEYLGLETMLAIVCRTYEGVKALEKYDGEGTINSSSGLHGLGSSIGKKIKGRFVVICLEDLRHYVGGFIADDPQKKLALPKPRLPNGECPDGFVDYAVNIISLESRNLTCLTGTGHGLRETLFYNLFSRLQIYKTRTEMLVALPCIHDGALSLDGGMIKKSGIFALGSRKDMEVKFPVITGESDVPASYIKTENTIRMLKWERTCIAGDIRREEELIKQVKANFQGQT, from the exons ATGTCCAAACCGAACTTCCAG GATAACTTAGTTAGCTTGGAGGATAAAATCAGGCAGCATGAAGATAACCTTAAATTTCTTACAAACCAGACAAACCAGTTGGATGAATCTATACTTGATCTACAAG TGAGTCTAGTAAAATATCATTCAACAAATGAAGCTggaacagaaaataaaaatggtgcCTCTCACAACGAGGAGGAAACAATGGAACAGATATTGCGGCAAGAAAAAAGTGCAGCTGGCATATTGTGCCAATTGAATTCTCAGCATGCGTCTCAGGCATTGAATTCAGCATTTTCCAAGGATGTGCTGGGTATTGTTGCTAATCTTGCCCGAGTTGATGATGATAATCTTAGCCG ACTTTTGTCAGAGTACTTGGGATTGGAAACCATGCTAGCAATTGTCTGCAGAACGTATGAAGGTGTTAAGGCTCTTGAGAAGTATGATGGTGAGGGCACTATAAATAGCAGCTCTGGTCTACATGGGCTTGGATCTTCTatagggaagaaaataaaaggccGCTTTGTTGTCATATGTCTAGAAGATCTGAG ACATTATGTTGGTGGTTTTATAGCTGATGATCCACAAAAGAAGCTTGCTCTCCCGAAGCCAAGATTACCAAACGGGGAATGCCCAGATGGCTTTGTTGATTATGCAGTGAACATAATCAGTTTGGAGAGCAGAAACCTAACTTGTCTCACTGGCACAGGGCATGGTCTGAGGGAGACACTGTTCTATAACCTCTTTTCTCGCCTGCAGATATACAAAACCAGGACCGAGATGCTAGTTGCCCTCCCATGTATCCATGATGGAGCCCTCTCTTTAGATGGTGGGATGATTAAAAAGTCTGGTATATTCGCACTGGGAAGCAG GAAAGATATGGAGGTAAAATTCCCAGTGATCACTGGAGAATCTGATGTACCAGCAAGCTACATCAAAACTGAGAATACAATAAGGATGCTGAAATGGGAGCGAACTTGTATCGCTGGGGATATCAGAAGAGAAGAAGAACTGATAAAGCAAGTTAAAGCAAACTTCCAAGGACAgacatga
- the LOC107423619 gene encoding uncharacterized protein LOC107423619, translating into MKPEIKGKIEETVLDVLRNADLEEMTEFKVREAASERLGIDLSGKECRSFVRNLVEYFLLSTADEAQQSQSVREETKEVVREQQEVRVVNKEVYDDGDRHICELSKKRSVTVQDFRGKTMVSIREFYLKDGKRVHTAKGISLPAEQWSNFKKSVPAIEEAIRKMESRSRSKLDDKKSEDTSYPVTSLPPCETFPAEIVRLDGKNYQCWAQNIELMLKQLNIAYVLFEPCPSIMLGREASTEEITRAKAAEQKWMNDDRMCRHNILSSLSDYLLNLYSKKPTTAKELWEELKLLHLYEEFGTKRSQVKKYIEFQMVEEKPILEQVQELNCIADKIAAAGMLIEENFHVSVIISKLPLSWKDISIKLMFEEHLPFWMLMRRLKVEEELRMQDKQGMPNPVSNNLAGKAVPRMRDARPQVCYTCGKKGHSYRQCYSKKVDKEINGKRDKDNGSTPAITEVNMVDGAING; encoded by the exons ATGAAGCCAGAAATTAAAGGGAAAATAGAGGAAACGGTGCTCGACGTATTGAGGAACGCTGATTTAGAAGAGATGACCGAGTTCAAGGTTCGAGAAGCAGCGTCGGAACGACTGGGAATCGATCTCTCTGGAAAGGAGTGTAGGAGTTTCGTGAGAAACCTAGTAGAATACTTTCTTCTTTCGACCGCGGATGAGGCCCAGCAGAGCCAGAGTGTGAGAGAAGAGACTAAGGAAGTGGTGAGAGAGCAGCAGGAGGTCAGGGTCGTCAACAAGGAGGTGTATGACGACGGCGACCGCCATATTTGCGAG CTGTCGAAAAAGAGAAGTGTGACGGTTCAAGATTTCAGGGGGAAAACTATGGTGTCAATTAGAGAATTTTATCTTAAAGATGGAAAGCGAGTCCATACAGCCAAAG GAATTAGCTTGCCAGCTGAACAATGGTCAAACTTCAAAAAGAGTGTCCCTGCAATAGAGGAGGCCATTAGAAAGATGGAGTCAAGGTCAAG GTCCAAACTTGATGATAAAAAAAGCGAAGACACTTCTTATCCGGTAACAAGTCTTCCTCCTTGTGAAACTTTTCCTGCTGAGATTGTTCGTTTAGATGGAAAGAATTACCAATGCTGGGCACAAAATATAGAACTTATGTTAAAGCAGTTAAACATTGCATATGTACTTTTTGAGCCATGCCCAAGCATTATGCTTGGCCGTGAAGCAAGTACTGAAGAAATTACTCGAGCAAAAGCTGCTGAACAGAAATGGATGAATGATGATCGTATGTGTCGTCACAATATTTTGAGCTCTCTATCTGATTACCTATTGAATTTATACTCAAAAAAGCCTACAACAGCCAAAGAACTATGGGAAGAGTTAAAATTACTACATCTTTATGAAGAATTCGGAACGAAGAGATCTCAGGTTAAAAAGTACATTGAATTTCAGATGGTGGAGGAAAAACCAATTTTGGAGCAAGTTCAAGAACTGAATTGCATTGCTGATAAAATTGCTGCTGCAGGAATGTTAATCGAGGAAAATTTCCATGTTAGTGTTATTATCTCCAAGCTTCCCCTATCATGGAAGGACATCAGCATCAAGTTGATGTTTGAGGAGCATCTACCTTTTTGGATGTTGATGCGCCGTttgaaggttgaagaagaattgcgCATGCAGGACAAGCAAGGTATGCCTAATCCAGTGAGCAATAATCTAGCTGGGAAAGCTGTACCAAGGATGAGAGATGCAAGGCCGCAAGTTTGCTATACTTGTGGTAAAAAGGGGCACTCTTATCGGCAATGTTATAGTAAGAAAGTTGACAAGGAAATTAATGGAAAGAGGGACAAGGACAATGGTTCAACACCTGCAATTACAGAGGTCAACATGGTTGATGGAGCTATAAATGGCTAA
- the LOC107423650 gene encoding protein DEFECTIVE IN MERISTEM SILENCING 3 isoform X2: MSKPNFQDNLVSLEDKIRQHEDNLKFLTNQTNQLDESILDLQVSLVKYHSTNEAGTENKNGASHNEEETMEQILRQEKSAAGILCQLNSQHASQALNSAFSKDVLGIVANLARVDDDNLSRHYVGGFIADDPQKKLALPKPRLPNGECPDGFVDYAVNIISLESRNLTCLTGTGHGLRETLFYNLFSRLQIYKTRTEMLVALPCIHDGALSLDGGMIKKSGIFALGSRKDMEVKFPVITGESDVPASYIKTENTIRMLKWERTCIAGDIRREEELIKQVKANFQGQT; encoded by the exons ATGTCCAAACCGAACTTCCAG GATAACTTAGTTAGCTTGGAGGATAAAATCAGGCAGCATGAAGATAACCTTAAATTTCTTACAAACCAGACAAACCAGTTGGATGAATCTATACTTGATCTACAAG TGAGTCTAGTAAAATATCATTCAACAAATGAAGCTggaacagaaaataaaaatggtgcCTCTCACAACGAGGAGGAAACAATGGAACAGATATTGCGGCAAGAAAAAAGTGCAGCTGGCATATTGTGCCAATTGAATTCTCAGCATGCGTCTCAGGCATTGAATTCAGCATTTTCCAAGGATGTGCTGGGTATTGTTGCTAATCTTGCCCGAGTTGATGATGATAATCTTAGCCG ACATTATGTTGGTGGTTTTATAGCTGATGATCCACAAAAGAAGCTTGCTCTCCCGAAGCCAAGATTACCAAACGGGGAATGCCCAGATGGCTTTGTTGATTATGCAGTGAACATAATCAGTTTGGAGAGCAGAAACCTAACTTGTCTCACTGGCACAGGGCATGGTCTGAGGGAGACACTGTTCTATAACCTCTTTTCTCGCCTGCAGATATACAAAACCAGGACCGAGATGCTAGTTGCCCTCCCATGTATCCATGATGGAGCCCTCTCTTTAGATGGTGGGATGATTAAAAAGTCTGGTATATTCGCACTGGGAAGCAG GAAAGATATGGAGGTAAAATTCCCAGTGATCACTGGAGAATCTGATGTACCAGCAAGCTACATCAAAACTGAGAATACAATAAGGATGCTGAAATGGGAGCGAACTTGTATCGCTGGGGATATCAGAAGAGAAGAAGAACTGATAAAGCAAGTTAAAGCAAACTTCCAAGGACAgacatga
- the LOC107423649 gene encoding transcription factor MTB1, whose amino-acid sequence MIPFGLPKLVRMKIEVGLGGGVWNDEEKAMVATVLGTRAFDYLISNSVSNENLFMAIGSDENLQNKLSDLVERPNASNFSWNYAIFWQISRSKSGDYVLGWGDGSCREPREGEESEGARILNLRLEDETQQKMRKRVLQKLHKLFGGSDEDNYALGLDRVTDTEMFFLASMYFSFPRGEGGPGKCYASGKHVWLFNALKSTSDYCVRSFLAKSAGIQTIVLVPTDVGVVELGSVRSVGESLELLQSIRSLFSTQSSHMRVKPMAALPVMGEKRDENAHLANSAIVERGEVVPKIFGQDLNSGNTGRPHYREKLAVRKMEDRWDSYSNGNRIAFSSPRNGIHASSWPYGHGVKQASPNSIFVSQSPGNNIQELVNGVGEEFRLNHYQPQKQVPMQIDFSGATSRPSVINRPMSAESEHSDVEVSCKEERPGTAADERRPRKRGRKPANGREEPLNHVEAERQRREKLNQRFYALRAVVPNISKMDKASLLGDAIAYINELQAKLKVMEADRDNLGSSSRDASSLEATANPESQNRAPDVDIQAAHDEVIVRVSCPLESHPASRIIQAFKEAQISVVESKLSAANDTVFHTFVIKSQGSEQLTKEKLIAAFSRESNSLQMTTSVG is encoded by the exons ATGATCCCATTTGGCTTGCCGAAACTGGTTC ggATGAAGATTGAGGTGGGTTTAGGAGGTGGGGTTTGGAATGATGAAGAGAAGGCCATGGTTGCTACGGTTCTGGGCACTAGAGCTTTTGATTACTTGATTTCGAACTCGGTTTCGAATGAAAATCTGTTCATGGCCATAGGCAGCGATGAGAATTTGCAGAATAAGCTTTCGGATCTCGTGGAACGCCCAAACGCGTCGAATTTCAGCTGGAACTACGCGATTTTCTGGCAAATTTCGCGGTCCAAGTCGGGGGATTACGTTTTGGGTTGGGGAGATGGGTCATGTAGAGAGCCTAGGGAAGGCGAAGAGTCTGAAGGCGCGAGGATTCTCAATCTTCGTCTTGAGGATGAGACTCAGCAGAAGATGAGGAAAAGGGTGCTTCAGAAGCTGCACAAGTTGTTTGGGGGCTCAGACGAGGATAACTATGCTCTTGGATTAGACAGAGTTACCGATACTGAGATGTTTTTTCTTGCATCCATGTATTTCTCGTTTCCTCGAGGGGAGGGTGGCCCGGGCAAGTGTTATGCATCAGGGAAGCATGTATGGCTCTTCAACGCACTGAAATCGACCTCTGATTACTGCGTTCGGTCATTTCTTGCTAAATCTGCTGGAATTCAGACCATTGTTTTGGTCCCAACTGATGTCGGGGTAGTTGAACTGGGTTCGGTGAGATCTGTGGGTGAGAGCTTGGAGTTGTTGCAGTCAATTAGGTCGTTATTTTCAACACAATCCTCTCATATGAGGGTTAAACCGATGGCAGCGTTACCTGTTATGGGTGAAAAGAGGGATGAGAATGCTCATCTGGCTAATTCTGCGATAGTGGAGCGAGGGGAAGTAGTCCCCAAAATTTTTGGACAGGATTTGAATTCAGGAAATACAGGTCGGCCCCATTATAGAGAGAAACTGGCTGTTAGAAAAATGGAAGACAGATGGGATTCGTACTCAAATGGTAACAGGATTGCGTTTTCAAGTCCCCGAAATGGTATTCATGCTTCCAGTTGGCCGTATGGTCATGGCGTCAAGCAGGCTAGCCCGAATAGCATTTTTGTTTCTCAAAGCCCGGGGAATAACATTCAGGAGCTTGTTAATGGGGTTGGAGAAGAGTTTCGGCTTAACCATTACCAGCCGCAAAAGCAGGTGCCAATGCAAATTGACTTTTCAGGGGCTACTTCAAGGCCTTCGGTTATAAACCGTCCGATGAGTGCTGAATCCGAGCACTCAGATGTCGAAGTTTCATGCAAGGAAGAGCGACCTGGCACAGCAGCTGATGAAAGAAGGCCAAGGAAACGGGGCAGGAAGCCTGCCAATGGAAGAGAAGAACCTCTCAATCATGTTGAGGCAGAGAGGCAGCGGCGAGAGAAGCTAAACCAGCGGTTTTATGCTTTGCGAGCTGTTGTGCCCAATATATCCAAGATGGACAAAGCCTCCTTGTTGGGAGATGCCATTGCATACATTAATGAGCTCCAGGCTAAGCTTAAGGTCATGGAAGCAGATAGGGATAATCTTGGGAGTTCTTCGAGAGATGCATCATCTTTAGAAGCTACCGCGAATCCAGAAAGTCAGAACCGAGCTCCTGATGTTGATATTCAAgctgctcatgatgaggttattGTTAGAGTTAGCTGTCCTTTGGAGTCGCACCCTGCATCAAGAATCATCCAAGCCTTCAAAGAGGCACAAATCTCTGTTGTTGAGTCGAAACTTTCCGCTGCAAATGATACTGTGTTTCATACTTTTGTAATCAAGTCTCAAGGATCTGAACAGCTGACAAAGGAAAAGTTGATTGCAGCATTTTCCCGGGAATCAAACTCCTTACAGATGACAACGTCTGTTGGATAG
- the LOC107423651 gene encoding cyclic pyranopterin monophosphate synthase, mitochondrial — MHAMFLRRVAVAASHSRRFLSSNSNHDLANAISELNKEMESVFGEPPSNGPGRSVSNDSMAEDHQSFSPKANKTPLGLTHVGSKGEAQMVDVSPKESSKRTAIASCKVILGKKVFDLVLANQVAKGDVLGVAKIAGICGAKQTSNIIPLCHNITLSHVRVDMKLNPEDCSVDIEGEAASTGKTGVEMEAMTAVTVAGLTVYDMCKAASKDIQITDVRLERKTGGKSGVWVREE; from the exons ATGCATGCCATGTTTCTTCGGCGAGTTGCAGTTGCGGCTTCTCACTCAAGAAGGTTTCTTAGCAGCAATAGCAACCATGACCTTGCAAATGCTATTTCAGAGCTCAACAAG GAAATGGAATCTGTGTTTGGTGAGCCTCCTTCTAATGGGCCTGGCAGGTCTGTAAGCAATGACAGTATGGCAGAAGACCACCAGTCTTTCTCTCCTAAGGCGAACAAAACTCCACTCGGCCTAACCCATGTAGGCAGTAAAGGGGAAGCCCAAATGGTGGATGTTTCTCCCAAAGAAAGTAGTAAGAGAACTGCCATAGCTAGTTGCAAGGTAATCCTTGGCAAGAAGGTGTTTGATTTAGTCTTAGCTAACCAGGTTGCAAAGGGAGATGTTCTAGGCGTGGCCAAAATTGCGGGAATATGTGGAGCAAAGCAAACTAGCAATATCATCCCACTCTGCCATAACATAACTCTGAGTCATGTTCGGGTTGATATGAAACTGAATCCTGAGGATTGCAGTGTAGATATCGAAGGGGAAGCTGCTTCAACAGGGAAGACTGGGGTTGAAATGGAAGCCATGACTGCTGTTACCGTTGCTGGCCTAACAGTGTATGATATGTGCAAGGCTGCTTCCAAAGATATTCAGATTACTGATGTGCGTCTTGAACGTAAAACTGGTGGGAAGAGTGGGGTCTGGGTTAGAGAAGAATAA